The following proteins are encoded in a genomic region of Actinomadura sp. NAK00032:
- a CDS encoding ABC transporter ATP-binding protein — translation MLEMTGIRAGYGGVRVLDDVAVTVGEGEFVVLLGPNGAGKSTTLKVLSGLLKPSAGTVAFAGRDITRVPGWRRAGLGVGHVPEGRRIFPDHTVLENLQLGGFALRRGRARTQRLMDEVLELFPRLAERRDQAGGTLSGGEAQMLAVARALMSEPKLLVLDEPSLGLAPLKAAELFSYIKRLHSERGISVLLVEQLALIALRLADRAYVLERGRVGLSGTAAEVEADPMVKTLYLGGESAA, via the coding sequence CTGCTGGAGATGACCGGGATCCGGGCGGGCTACGGCGGCGTCCGGGTCCTGGACGACGTCGCCGTGACGGTCGGGGAGGGCGAGTTCGTCGTCCTGCTCGGCCCGAACGGCGCCGGCAAGAGCACGACGCTGAAGGTGCTCTCCGGCCTGCTCAAGCCGTCCGCAGGGACCGTCGCGTTCGCCGGGCGGGACATCACCCGGGTCCCCGGGTGGCGCCGCGCCGGCCTCGGCGTCGGGCACGTCCCCGAGGGGCGGCGGATCTTCCCCGACCACACGGTGCTGGAGAACCTCCAGCTCGGCGGGTTCGCGCTGCGGCGCGGCCGGGCCCGGACCCAGCGGCTGATGGACGAGGTGCTGGAGCTGTTCCCGCGCCTCGCCGAACGCCGTGACCAGGCCGGCGGCACCCTGTCCGGCGGCGAGGCCCAGATGCTCGCCGTGGCGCGCGCGCTGATGAGCGAGCCGAAGCTGCTCGTGCTGGACGAGCCGTCGCTCGGCCTGGCGCCGCTGAAGGCCGCCGAGCTGTTCTCCTACATCAAGCGGCTGCACTCCGAGCGCGGCATCTCGGTGCTGCTGGTGGAGCAGCTGGCCCTCATCGCCCTGCGGCTGGCCGACCGCGCCTACGTCCTGGAGCGGGGCCGCGTCGGCCTGTCCGGGACGGCCGCGGAGGTGGAGGCCGACCCCATGGTCAAGACCCTGTACCTGGGCGGCGAGTCGGCCGCCTGA
- a CDS encoding ATP-binding cassette domain-containing protein, with protein sequence MKGAHDVLRRWLPALLTAVAAAVLLAWPAITDFYSYNASYYDGLVAAAAISAILTISLNLSMGYGGLLSMMHTGMQLIGGYAVAYTTVEAGLPWLAGVALAMLLGAVFSALVLVISLRATYLYFGMITLAANLIAVEGGKAWESVTGGVNGIVGVAPGGLGKIQFYYVTLGALLLVYAVQRNLMRSGVGRAVMAVKESPDTAAAMGIRPTRTKVLVFTVAGAIAGLSGGLYALQLGFINPDVGILDNGLVFFVGLFLGGIGTLAGPVIGVAIIAAVVELIKDYARYTTLFLGCTLLLAMMLVPRGIVGTWRGSRFGRPPDGEDTEPSGNLPASVLPPAADPDVPALEGRGLVKHFGGVKAVDGVDISVAAGTVHGIIGPNGSGKSTTVACLTRFHRLDAGEVLVRGEPAPGRPFEVAERGVTRVFQIPHLFEQQTVLDNVLAGMRRRERYGLPSAVLRLPAYRRREAASRAEAAQLLAFAGLSGRSAQLAGSLSHGQKRLLEVVRAVASSPRVLILDEPATGLVPAEIEALARLCRAFRDHGLAVVLIEHNMDFLMDVCDRVTVIDSGKVIACGAPAEVRSDPAVLDAYLGRSDLVEDLT encoded by the coding sequence ATGAAGGGTGCACACGACGTCCTGCGGCGGTGGCTGCCCGCGCTGCTCACCGCGGTGGCCGCCGCGGTCCTGCTCGCCTGGCCGGCCATCACCGACTTCTACAGCTACAACGCCTCGTACTACGACGGGCTGGTCGCCGCCGCGGCGATCAGCGCCATCCTGACCATCTCGCTCAACCTCTCGATGGGGTACGGCGGGCTGCTGTCGATGATGCACACCGGCATGCAGCTGATCGGCGGCTACGCCGTCGCCTACACCACCGTCGAGGCCGGGCTGCCGTGGCTCGCGGGCGTCGCGCTGGCGATGCTGCTCGGCGCGGTGTTCTCCGCGCTCGTCCTGGTCATCAGCCTGCGCGCCACCTACCTGTACTTCGGCATGATCACGCTCGCCGCCAACCTGATCGCGGTGGAGGGCGGCAAGGCCTGGGAGTCGGTCACCGGCGGCGTCAACGGCATCGTCGGGGTCGCCCCCGGCGGCCTCGGCAAGATCCAGTTCTACTACGTCACGCTCGGCGCGCTGCTGCTGGTCTACGCCGTCCAGCGCAACCTGATGCGCAGCGGCGTCGGCCGGGCGGTCATGGCGGTCAAGGAGAGCCCGGACACCGCGGCGGCCATGGGCATCCGCCCGACCCGCACCAAGGTCCTGGTGTTCACCGTCGCCGGCGCGATCGCCGGGCTCTCCGGCGGCCTGTACGCGCTGCAGCTCGGCTTCATCAACCCCGACGTCGGCATCCTGGACAACGGCCTGGTGTTCTTCGTCGGGCTGTTCCTCGGCGGCATCGGCACGCTGGCCGGCCCGGTGATCGGCGTCGCGATCATCGCCGCCGTCGTCGAGCTGATCAAGGACTACGCCCGGTACACGACGCTGTTCCTCGGGTGCACGCTGCTGCTCGCGATGATGCTCGTCCCGCGCGGCATCGTCGGCACCTGGCGGGGCAGCCGGTTCGGGCGCCCGCCCGACGGCGAGGACACCGAGCCGTCCGGGAACCTGCCCGCGTCGGTGCTGCCGCCCGCCGCCGACCCGGACGTCCCCGCGCTGGAGGGGCGCGGGCTGGTCAAGCACTTCGGCGGCGTCAAGGCGGTGGACGGCGTGGACATCTCCGTCGCGGCCGGGACCGTCCACGGCATCATCGGGCCGAACGGGTCGGGCAAGTCGACCACCGTCGCCTGCCTCACCCGCTTCCACCGGCTGGACGCGGGCGAGGTGCTGGTCCGCGGGGAGCCGGCCCCGGGCCGCCCGTTCGAGGTCGCCGAGCGCGGCGTCACGCGGGTCTTCCAGATCCCGCACCTGTTCGAGCAGCAGACCGTCCTCGACAACGTCCTCGCCGGGATGCGCCGGCGCGAGCGGTACGGGCTGCCGTCGGCGGTCCTGCGGCTGCCCGCCTACCGGCGCCGTGAGGCCGCGTCCCGCGCGGAGGCCGCCCAGCTGCTGGCGTTCGCCGGGCTGTCGGGCCGGTCGGCGCAGCTGGCCGGCTCCCTGTCGCACGGCCAGAAGCGGCTGCTGGAGGTCGTCCGGGCGGTCGCGTCGAGCCCGCGCGTGCTGATCCTCGACGAGCCCGCCACCGGGCTCGTCCCGGCCGAGATCGAGGCGCTCGCGCGGCTGTGCCGGGCGTTCCGCGACCACGGCCTCGCGGTGGTGCTGATCGAGCACAACATGGACTTCCTGATGGACGTCTGCGACCGCGTCACCGTCATCGACAGCGGCAAGGTGATCGCCTGCGGGGCGCCCGCCGAGGTCCGCTCCGACCCCGCGGTGCTGGACGCGTACCTCGGGCGCTCCGACCTGGTGGAGGACCTGACATGA
- a CDS encoding branched-chain amino acid ABC transporter permease — protein MSAQVWLDGLFAGSVYALVALALAIVFQPTRVLNFAQGEPVVLGAAVSYQVVALWQWGWPAALLATLVLGAAMGLLSERMIMLPVRLSGSRYAWIIATLAAAMIFQALFTLRYFDVDALRPRALAPGHLEVFGQRLAWQQLLTIGVALAVMAGYDLFLRRTAYGRAIRAASHDADAAVIMGIPVRRVVLLSFVIAAVICAFAGVLAAPLLFIGPASGLMFTIKGFIAAVIGGVGSPRGALAGGLIVGLLDAVVRNLAGATTGDFVVFGLLALILVAFPSGLFGKPMEAH, from the coding sequence GTGAGCGCGCAGGTCTGGCTCGACGGCCTGTTCGCGGGGTCGGTGTACGCGCTGGTCGCGCTGGCGCTGGCGATCGTCTTCCAGCCCACCCGGGTGCTGAACTTCGCCCAGGGCGAGCCGGTCGTGCTCGGCGCGGCCGTCAGCTACCAGGTGGTCGCGCTGTGGCAGTGGGGGTGGCCGGCGGCGCTGCTGGCCACACTGGTGCTCGGCGCGGCGATGGGGCTGCTCAGCGAGCGGATGATCATGCTGCCGGTGCGGCTGTCCGGGTCGCGGTACGCCTGGATCATCGCCACCCTCGCCGCGGCGATGATCTTCCAGGCGCTGTTCACGCTGCGCTACTTCGACGTGGACGCGCTGCGCCCGCGCGCGCTGGCCCCCGGCCATCTGGAGGTCTTCGGGCAGCGGCTCGCCTGGCAGCAGCTGCTCACCATCGGCGTCGCGCTCGCCGTGATGGCCGGCTACGACCTGTTCCTGCGGCGCACCGCCTACGGGCGCGCCATCCGGGCGGCCTCGCACGACGCCGACGCCGCCGTGATCATGGGCATCCCGGTCCGCCGGGTCGTCCTGCTCAGCTTCGTGATCGCCGCGGTGATCTGCGCCTTCGCCGGCGTGCTGGCCGCGCCGCTGCTGTTCATCGGCCCGGCCTCCGGGCTGATGTTCACCATCAAGGGGTTCATCGCCGCGGTGATCGGCGGGGTCGGCTCGCCGCGCGGCGCGCTGGCCGGCGGCCTGATCGTCGGCCTGCTGGACGCGGTGGTGCGCAACCTCGCCGGCGCGACGACCGGGGACTTCGTCGTCTTCGGGCTGCTGGCGCTGATCCTCGTGGCCTTCCCGTCCGGGCTGTTCGGCAAGCCGATGGAGGCGCACTGA
- a CDS encoding ABC transporter substrate-binding protein: MRRSVVTVAAGLAALAVTATGCSGKAAGDKPEIQIGLISPMSGPFAVLGISQQNSLNVEIERINNAGGLDGSKLKLVTRDSGLDPGKAVQAANEMAGNDAVKLVIGPSLTAFYDAAKGTYEKSEKLNCQPAVSTGSFAGLKYGFRSQDPAELDGQLVVDWLKQEGVTSLGLVYEGDDTGKNTDALMKKLLPQAGIKYLGWQVSRADDQSHRAYVEKFGDAGAIMISSSVGGAKTMAAAAQAGYKGKIVGAGSGMQNISFIEAAGDAAKGAVFPAALYEYPTRKPRTEWMPGYRKHTEAIEQKYGKNVGPKSGAQSPKGAAITADCLFAFEQAVKSTKSTDAAKLAAAIQALDVPAEQTPSGNAIKPGPSHEFYHQVHLYQWNKDGKGWYTKEISPS; the protein is encoded by the coding sequence ATGCGCAGATCAGTCGTCACGGTCGCCGCGGGGCTGGCGGCCCTCGCCGTGACCGCGACCGGATGCTCGGGCAAGGCCGCGGGTGACAAACCGGAGATCCAGATCGGGCTGATCTCGCCCATGAGCGGTCCCTTCGCGGTTCTCGGCATCTCCCAGCAGAACTCCCTGAACGTCGAGATCGAGCGGATCAACAACGCGGGCGGGCTGGACGGCTCGAAGCTGAAGCTCGTCACCCGCGACTCGGGCCTCGACCCGGGCAAGGCCGTCCAGGCGGCCAACGAGATGGCCGGCAACGACGCCGTCAAGCTCGTCATCGGCCCGTCCCTGACCGCGTTCTACGACGCGGCCAAGGGCACCTACGAAAAGAGCGAGAAGCTCAACTGCCAGCCCGCCGTCTCGACCGGCAGCTTCGCCGGCCTCAAGTACGGCTTCCGCTCGCAGGATCCCGCCGAGCTCGACGGCCAGTTGGTCGTGGACTGGCTGAAGCAGGAGGGCGTCACCTCGCTCGGCCTCGTCTACGAGGGCGACGACACCGGCAAGAACACCGACGCGCTCATGAAGAAGCTGCTGCCCCAGGCGGGCATCAAGTACCTCGGCTGGCAGGTGAGCCGGGCCGACGACCAGAGCCACCGCGCCTACGTCGAGAAGTTCGGGGACGCCGGCGCGATCATGATCTCCAGCAGCGTCGGCGGCGCCAAGACGATGGCGGCGGCCGCGCAGGCCGGCTACAAGGGCAAGATCGTGGGCGCCGGGTCCGGCATGCAGAACATCTCCTTCATCGAGGCGGCCGGGGACGCGGCCAAGGGCGCGGTGTTCCCCGCCGCGCTGTACGAGTACCCGACCCGCAAGCCCCGGACGGAGTGGATGCCGGGGTACCGCAAGCACACCGAGGCGATCGAGCAGAAGTACGGCAAGAACGTCGGGCCGAAGAGCGGGGCGCAGTCGCCGAAGGGCGCGGCCATCACCGCCGACTGCCTGTTCGCCTTCGAGCAGGCCGTGAAGTCCACCAAGAGCACCGACGCCGCCAAGCTCGCCGCCGCGATCCAGGCGCTCGACGTGCCGGCGGAGCAGACCCCGTCCGGCAACGCCATCAAGCCCGGCCCGAGCCACGAGTTCTACCACCAGGTGCACCTGTACCAGTGGAACAAGGACGGCAAGGGCTGGTACACGAAGGAGATCAGCCCCTCGTGA
- a CDS encoding IclR family transcriptional regulator: MPQETGARARAAERAGQSASTVERAADVLVLFAEAGARTLGVTEIAEALGLSKPAVHRILTSLRSRRLVRVDEQTRRYALGLTAMRLGLAYLDHIDVRRLAAPELVGLSRATRETATLSTRAGAERVYVDQVTPDREVIMSVSLGVPFPLHAGASSKAFLAFLPAAHIEEYLAGDHLSRLTDRTVVEPDALRRELAEIRRRGHARSFAERQSGAASVAAPVFDHHGLPAAVVSVCGPVERFRGEADACAGALLAATGRLSALMGHVPD, translated from the coding sequence ATGCCCCAGGAGACCGGTGCCCGCGCCCGCGCCGCCGAGCGGGCCGGGCAGTCGGCCTCGACGGTGGAGCGGGCGGCGGACGTGCTGGTGCTGTTCGCCGAGGCGGGCGCCCGGACGCTCGGCGTCACCGAGATCGCCGAGGCGCTCGGGCTGTCCAAGCCCGCCGTCCACCGGATCCTCACCTCGCTGCGCAGCCGCCGGCTGGTGCGGGTGGACGAGCAGACCCGCCGGTACGCGCTCGGGCTGACCGCGATGCGGCTCGGCCTGGCCTACCTCGACCACATCGACGTGCGCCGGCTGGCGGCCCCGGAACTGGTCGGGCTGTCGCGGGCCACCCGGGAGACGGCGACGCTGTCGACCCGGGCGGGCGCCGAGCGGGTGTACGTCGACCAGGTGACCCCCGACCGGGAGGTGATCATGTCGGTGTCGCTCGGGGTCCCGTTCCCGCTGCACGCGGGCGCCTCGTCGAAGGCCTTCCTGGCCTTCCTGCCCGCGGCGCACATCGAGGAGTACCTCGCCGGCGACCATCTCAGCCGGCTCACCGACCGCACGGTCGTCGAGCCGGACGCGCTGCGCCGGGAACTGGCGGAGATCCGGCGGCGCGGCCACGCCCGCTCGTTCGCCGAGCGCCAGTCGGGCGCGGCCTCCGTCGCCGCGCCCGTCTTCGACCACCACGGCCTCCCGGCCGCGGTGGTGAGCGTGTGCGGGCCCGTGGAGCGGTTCCGCGGCGAGGCGGACGCCTGCGCCGGGGCGCTGCTCGCGGCGACGGGACGACTTTCCGCTCTGATGGGCCACGTTCCCGATTAG
- a CDS encoding DUF3598 domain-containing protein, which translates to MRAGVPGMPINRQHLGEWRGEYIHLDAGGTILDRHASHLKCWVPEDGSYDIRQINTYTWPDGRVEALEFGGRMRGDVCHFDNDRIIGEMSQVDAQSIVLTWSYKSDPDNYLYELIQLSRDGLHKCRTWHWMDGDRLVKRTIISESKVA; encoded by the coding sequence ATGCGCGCCGGAGTCCCGGGCATGCCCATCAACCGCCAGCACCTCGGCGAGTGGCGGGGTGAGTACATCCACCTCGACGCCGGCGGGACGATCCTCGACCGGCACGCCTCGCACCTGAAGTGCTGGGTCCCCGAGGACGGCTCGTACGACATCCGCCAGATCAACACCTACACCTGGCCGGACGGGCGGGTGGAGGCGCTGGAGTTCGGCGGGCGCATGCGGGGCGACGTCTGCCACTTCGACAACGACCGGATCATCGGCGAGATGAGCCAGGTGGACGCCCAGTCCATCGTGCTCACCTGGTCGTACAAGTCCGACCCGGACAACTACCTCTACGAGCTCATCCAGCTCTCCCGCGACGGGCTGCACAAGTGCCGCACCTGGCACTGGATGGACGGCGACCGCCTGGTCAAGCGGACGATCATCAGCGAGTCCAAGGTCGCCTGA
- a CDS encoding ABC transporter permease, which produces MLRYLGRRVAGLALVLFVVLTLVFFMLRAAPGSPADAYLGMNPTPEKRAAVEHRFGLDQPIWTQYATFAGNLLRGDLGTSLFSDRPVTEIIGDRLPVTLELGLLALVFWVAVGLAAGVLAARRRDSLVDGAVRVLSVVALSIPSFWLGLVLVVVFGLYIKGVLPSSGWVAFGADPAGNLRGVVLPAFALGLGSSAVIARTLRGSLIETHRTDYVAFARAMGMPERGILRRIALRNALIPTATVIGLMVGLFISGTVLVENVFNVPGIGQTIVGAFRQHDYPLAIGCTLVTAVVFLVANLAVDFLYFALDPRIRAGFLNGTD; this is translated from the coding sequence ATGCTGCGGTACCTCGGACGACGGGTCGCCGGTCTCGCACTGGTCCTGTTCGTCGTCCTCACCCTCGTCTTCTTCATGCTGCGGGCCGCGCCCGGCTCCCCCGCCGACGCCTACCTCGGCATGAACCCCACCCCCGAGAAGCGCGCCGCCGTCGAGCACCGGTTCGGGCTCGACCAGCCGATCTGGACGCAGTACGCCACGTTCGCCGGCAACCTGCTGCGCGGCGACCTCGGCACCTCGCTGTTCAGCGACCGCCCGGTCACCGAGATCATCGGCGACCGGCTCCCGGTGACCCTCGAACTCGGGCTGCTGGCCCTGGTGTTCTGGGTCGCGGTCGGGCTGGCCGCCGGGGTGCTGGCCGCCCGGCGGCGCGACTCCCTCGTCGACGGCGCCGTCCGCGTGCTCAGCGTCGTCGCGCTGTCGATCCCGAGCTTCTGGCTGGGCCTCGTGCTGGTCGTCGTGTTCGGGCTGTACATCAAGGGGGTGCTGCCGTCCAGCGGGTGGGTCGCGTTCGGCGCCGACCCGGCGGGCAACCTGCGCGGCGTCGTGCTCCCCGCGTTCGCCCTCGGCCTCGGCTCCAGCGCCGTCATCGCCCGCACGCTGCGCGGCTCGCTGATCGAGACGCACCGCACCGACTACGTCGCCTTCGCCCGCGCGATGGGCATGCCCGAGCGCGGCATCCTGCGCCGCATCGCGCTGCGCAACGCGCTCATCCCGACCGCGACCGTGATCGGGCTGATGGTCGGGCTGTTCATCAGCGGAACCGTCCTGGTGGAGAACGTCTTCAACGTCCCCGGGATCGGCCAGACCATCGTCGGCGCGTTCCGCCAGCACGACTACCCCCTGGCGATCGGCTGCACGCTGGTCACCGCGGTGGTGTTCCTGGTCGCCAACCTCGCCGTCGACTTCCTCTACTTCGCGCTCGACCCGCGCATCCGCGCGGGGTTCCTGAACGGGACGGACTGA
- a CDS encoding ABC transporter permease: protein MDAIDAAAAPPPARRLTLPRMSALTWTGAVLLGLFLALALLGPLLAGDPDARTGEQLAAPGPHHLFGTDHLQRDLFARTAAGAQVSLLVALAGVAFGLLVAVPAGLVAGYFGGRWPDEVIMRVLEALQALPLFVFALFVIGVTGAGDSHLGPLTVPGTAKVVLLLGVGFIPYFARVTRSATLVEAQEDYVDALRVLGVPRRRIIGGELLVNVLPPVLVQAFLWLGVAIFAESALSFLGLGVQAPRPSLGNILGDATGYLLLGAWWYSIIPGLVILVATVGFNLVGDGIGDALDAGGHG from the coding sequence ATGGACGCGATCGACGCCGCGGCCGCACCGCCGCCCGCGCGCCGCCTCACCCTGCCGCGCATGTCGGCCCTGACCTGGACCGGGGCCGTCCTGCTCGGGCTGTTCCTGGCGCTGGCGCTGCTCGGGCCGCTGCTCGCCGGGGACCCGGACGCGCGGACCGGCGAGCAGTTGGCCGCCCCGGGCCCGCACCACCTGTTCGGCACCGACCACCTGCAGCGCGACCTGTTCGCGCGGACGGCGGCGGGCGCCCAGGTGTCGCTGCTGGTCGCGCTCGCGGGCGTCGCGTTCGGCCTGCTCGTCGCGGTGCCCGCCGGGCTGGTCGCCGGCTACTTCGGCGGCCGCTGGCCGGACGAGGTGATCATGCGGGTGCTGGAGGCGCTGCAGGCGCTGCCGCTGTTCGTCTTCGCGCTGTTCGTCATCGGCGTCACCGGCGCCGGCGACTCGCACCTCGGGCCGCTCACGGTGCCGGGCACCGCCAAGGTCGTGCTGCTGCTCGGTGTCGGGTTCATCCCCTACTTCGCGCGCGTCACCCGGTCGGCGACGCTCGTGGAGGCGCAGGAGGACTACGTCGACGCGCTGCGCGTCCTCGGGGTGCCGCGGCGGCGGATCATCGGCGGCGAGCTGCTGGTGAACGTGCTGCCGCCGGTGCTGGTGCAGGCGTTCCTCTGGCTCGGCGTCGCGATCTTCGCCGAGAGCGCGCTCAGCTTCCTCGGCCTCGGCGTCCAGGCGCCCCGGCCGAGCCTCGGCAACATCCTCGGCGACGCGACCGGCTACCTGCTGCTCGGCGCCTGGTGGTACTCGATCATCCCCGGCCTGGTCATCCTCGTCGCCACGGTCGGCTTCAACCTCGTCGGCGACGGCATCGGCGACGCGCTCGACGCCGGCGGCCACGGCTGA
- a CDS encoding ABC transporter substrate-binding protein, producing the protein MSDTNPNAPHGPVLSRRRFLVATGVLTAGAAALGACGGEGGTDGGAAGRTGTLAFGVASISDYLNPLSTTSSRVHWITESVVESLYTYDASLASVPLLADGEPEISADGLTWTINLKPGVTFHNGDPLTAEDVAATFRFVTDPKSTSDWTTYFVGHVAKVTATGDRTVTIKLTAPFGVLRSHLTNLPIVHRDFVAKTGTTMGTGPFSIGDVKQGQQVTLKRFAGYHGTKPALTGITFQAVPDPATRMVNLREDKIQIMTDVPPESVGLLEKSTDVRVHEVAAPKDLVTYFVANKKPFDDVRVRKALAYAMDRKGVRDIVYGGSADIAQGPIGPAAEGHDPSLRLYGEGPDIAKAKALLAEAGLSGLDFTLMVTSDPVLKNVGQVLAQGWKKAGINCTLETLDISPWVKKWASGEYQMAMTGFDGGFGGGKTAFTLLGALSSKNPLNFGYKNPKVDALLGRAWATTDAAERAAICKEINGLVAADAIALPPVHPKLIVAQRAEISALDETRMSVSRIDVAPVRAA; encoded by the coding sequence ATGTCCGACACCAACCCGAACGCCCCGCACGGCCCGGTCCTGAGCCGGCGCCGCTTCCTCGTCGCCACCGGCGTGCTGACCGCGGGCGCCGCGGCCCTCGGCGCCTGCGGCGGGGAGGGCGGCACCGACGGCGGCGCCGCGGGCCGCACCGGCACGCTCGCCTTCGGGGTCGCCTCCATCTCCGACTACCTCAACCCGCTCAGCACCACCTCCAGCCGGGTGCACTGGATCACCGAGTCGGTCGTGGAGTCGCTCTACACCTACGACGCGTCGCTGGCGTCCGTGCCGCTGCTGGCCGACGGCGAGCCGGAGATCTCCGCCGACGGGCTGACCTGGACGATCAACCTCAAGCCGGGCGTCACGTTCCACAACGGCGACCCGCTCACCGCCGAGGACGTCGCCGCCACCTTCCGCTTCGTCACCGACCCGAAGAGCACCAGCGACTGGACGACCTACTTCGTCGGCCACGTCGCGAAGGTCACCGCGACCGGCGACCGCACCGTCACGATCAAGCTGACCGCCCCGTTCGGGGTGCTGCGCTCGCACCTGACCAACCTGCCGATCGTGCACCGCGACTTCGTCGCCAAGACCGGCACCACCATGGGCACCGGCCCGTTCTCGATCGGCGACGTCAAGCAGGGGCAGCAGGTCACGCTGAAGCGCTTCGCCGGCTACCACGGGACCAAGCCCGCCCTCACCGGCATCACCTTCCAGGCCGTGCCCGACCCCGCGACCCGGATGGTCAACCTCCGCGAGGACAAGATCCAGATCATGACGGACGTCCCGCCGGAGAGCGTCGGGCTGCTGGAGAAGTCGACCGACGTCCGCGTGCACGAGGTCGCCGCGCCGAAGGACCTCGTCACCTACTTCGTGGCGAACAAGAAGCCGTTCGACGACGTGCGGGTCAGGAAGGCGCTCGCCTACGCGATGGACCGCAAGGGCGTCCGCGACATCGTCTACGGCGGCTCCGCCGACATCGCGCAGGGCCCCATCGGGCCCGCCGCCGAGGGCCACGACCCGTCGCTGCGGCTGTACGGGGAGGGGCCCGACATCGCCAAGGCGAAGGCGCTGCTCGCCGAGGCCGGGCTGTCCGGGCTCGACTTCACCCTGATGGTCACCAGCGACCCGGTGCTGAAGAACGTCGGGCAGGTGCTCGCGCAGGGCTGGAAGAAGGCGGGCATCAACTGCACCCTGGAGACGCTCGACATCAGCCCCTGGGTGAAGAAGTGGGCGTCCGGCGAATACCAGATGGCCATGACCGGGTTCGACGGCGGCTTCGGCGGCGGCAAGACCGCCTTCACCCTGCTGGGCGCGCTCAGCTCCAAGAACCCGCTGAACTTCGGCTACAAGAACCCCAAGGTGGACGCGCTGCTCGGCAGGGCCTGGGCGACCACCGACGCGGCCGAGCGCGCCGCGATCTGCAAGGAGATCAACGGGCTCGTCGCCGCGGACGCGATCGCGCTCCCGCCGGTCCACCCGAAGCTCATCGTCGCGCAGCGCGCCGAGATCAGCGCCCTGGACGAGACCCGGATGAGCGTCAGCCGGATCGACGTGGCCCCGGTGCGAGCGGCCTGA
- a CDS encoding ABC transporter ATP-binding protein, translating to MRRAPRPPGTAPGTAPDTPVGDVPDGAPLLSVAGLSVSFRTRSGETPAVRDVSFDLAPGEVLGLVGESGSGKSTVLTALMRMLPGNAAVSAGHVRFGGTDLLALREERMRRLRGDRIGLIPQRPMTSLSPTTPIGRQLRWHLPAETGRGGGDRLAGLLREVGLAAVLDRLDGHPFEFSGGQLQRMLIAVAALGRRPELLLADEPTTTLDATVQAQVLRLLLELRDRVGLAMVFVTHDLGVVAQVSDRVGVMYAGRLVETAPVRELFAAPRHPYTRALIGARPGGRARGEPLRTIPGTAAGANLLPGCPFAPRCELAADVCRAERPAARVLGASTVSCHRAEEAG from the coding sequence ATGCGCCGCGCACCGCGGCCGCCCGGCACCGCGCCCGGCACCGCGCCCGATACCCCGGTGGGGGACGTCCCGGACGGCGCCCCGCTGCTGTCGGTCGCGGGCCTGTCGGTCTCGTTCCGGACCCGGTCGGGCGAGACTCCGGCCGTCCGGGACGTCTCGTTCGACCTCGCGCCGGGCGAGGTCCTCGGCCTGGTCGGCGAGTCGGGGTCGGGCAAGAGCACCGTGCTGACCGCCCTCATGCGGATGCTGCCCGGCAACGCGGCGGTGTCCGCCGGGCACGTCCGCTTCGGCGGCACCGACCTGCTCGCGCTGCGGGAGGAGCGGATGCGGCGGCTGCGCGGCGACCGCATCGGGCTGATCCCGCAGCGGCCGATGACGTCGCTGTCGCCGACCACGCCGATCGGCCGCCAGCTGCGCTGGCACCTGCCCGCCGAGACGGGCCGGGGCGGCGGCGACCGGCTCGCCGGGCTGCTGCGCGAGGTGGGCCTCGCCGCCGTGCTGGACCGGCTCGACGGCCACCCGTTCGAGTTCTCCGGCGGCCAGCTCCAGCGGATGCTGATCGCGGTCGCCGCGCTCGGCCGCCGCCCCGAGCTGCTGCTGGCCGACGAGCCGACCACGACGCTCGACGCGACCGTCCAGGCGCAGGTGCTCCGGCTGCTGCTGGAGCTGCGCGACCGCGTCGGCCTCGCGATGGTCTTCGTGACCCACGACCTCGGGGTGGTCGCGCAGGTCAGCGACCGGGTCGGGGTGATGTACGCGGGGCGGCTGGTCGAGACGGCGCCCGTGCGGGAGCTGTTCGCCGCGCCCCGGCACCCCTACACCCGCGCCCTGATCGGCGCGCGGCCGGGCGGCCGGGCGCGGGGCGAGCCGCTGCGCACGATCCCCGGCACCGCCGCCGGCGCGAACCTGCTGCCCGGCTGCCCGTTCGCGCCGCGCTGCGAGCTCGCCGCCGACGTGTGCCGCGCGGAGCGTCCGGCCGCGCGGGTCCTCGGCGCGTCGACCGTCAGCTGCCACCGGGCGGAGGAGGCCGGATGA